CGCCGTCCTCGAGCGCCATGACGTCCTCCGAGGTCACTTCGCCGGCTACTACGTGGTAGAGGAGAACCGCCTGAAGCGCCTCTTGATCGGCGAGAAGCTCGTCCAAGGCGCCCTCGGGCAGGGCGGCAAAGGCTTCGTCGGTCGGCGCGAACACGGTGAAGGGACCCTCGCCCTGGAGTGTCTCGACGAGGTCTGCTTCTTGAAGGGCGGTGACCAGAGTACTGAAGTCCGGGTTCGCCATGGCGACATCGACGATGGTGCCGGGTTCCTCGGCGGTCTGCTGGTTGCTGGCGACCGCGAGGGTGAGGCCGACGACAAGCACGAGTAAGGCTAATAGCTTCT
This Deinococcota bacterium DNA region includes the following protein-coding sequences:
- a CDS encoding fasciclin domain-containing protein, giving the protein MKKLLALLVLVVGLTLAVASNQQTAEEPGTIVDVAMANPDFSTLVTALQEADLVETLQGEGPFTVFAPTDEAFAALPEGALDELLADQEALQAVLLYHVVAGEVTSEDVMALEDGAEVETVEGSPLTVTFDGDMVMVDDATVTDVDIMASNGVIHVIDTVLMPPLEEGASSSN